A region of Flavobacterium album DNA encodes the following proteins:
- a CDS encoding DnaJ domain-containing protein, with protein MKDYYKILGVAPASSPDEIKKAYRVLALQHHPDRNEGDSASEERFKEIAESYEILGDFTRRQDYDYLVANPGKVLRTADPKAKKTAATFLIIFKDIRNRVFNAGGYINKYALYKVMDDVLSEENLAFLVRTGDVCTINLIIDEILIAGVFLSDSSKSSIYNKLLVLANSDPRTVEKIAVMNEKSESPYEAPVAVNSKEGNGKAYFFILLIVIIILALAF; from the coding sequence ATGAAAGACTACTATAAAATACTTGGCGTTGCACCTGCCTCTTCCCCTGATGAGATAAAGAAAGCCTATCGCGTACTGGCTTTGCAGCATCATCCGGACAGGAATGAAGGTGATAGTGCCAGCGAGGAACGTTTCAAGGAGATCGCGGAATCGTATGAGATCCTGGGCGACTTCACCCGGAGGCAGGATTACGACTACCTGGTCGCCAACCCCGGGAAAGTATTGCGGACAGCAGATCCGAAAGCAAAAAAAACAGCTGCAACTTTCCTTATTATTTTTAAGGATATCAGGAACAGGGTGTTTAATGCCGGGGGTTATATCAACAAATATGCACTTTATAAGGTAATGGATGATGTGCTTTCCGAAGAGAACCTGGCGTTTTTAGTCCGTACCGGCGATGTATGTACCATCAACCTCATTATCGACGAAATACTTATTGCGGGCGTGTTCCTTAGTGACAGTTCAAAATCGTCAATCTATAACAAGCTGCTTGTGCTGGCTAACAGTGATCCGCGGACTGTGGAAAAGATCGCAGTAATGAATGAAAAAAGCGAAAGCCCCTACGAGGCGCCAGTGGCGGTCAATTCAAAAGAAGGCAATGGTAAAGCTTATTTTTTTATCCTGCTTATCGTTATAATCATTCTTGCACTGGCATTTTAA
- a CDS encoding RNA polymerase sigma factor: protein MANVATPDAVLVSNYVCGDENALAVLIKRHQSKIYGFIYSKVSDRDIADDIFQDTFIKVIKTLKSNSYNEEGKFLPWVMRISHNLIVDHFRRNKKMPMHRDTEEFSIFSIMTDNSPNIENRIITEQVESDLQRLIEELPDDQKEVLQMRIYQDLSFKEIADLTGVSINTALGRMRYALMNLRKVIEKNKIILTN from the coding sequence ATGGCTAATGTTGCAACCCCGGACGCTGTTCTTGTTAGTAATTATGTATGCGGAGACGAAAATGCTCTTGCTGTACTAATTAAGAGACACCAATCAAAAATTTACGGTTTTATCTACTCAAAAGTTTCCGACAGGGATATCGCTGATGATATCTTCCAGGATACTTTTATCAAGGTGATAAAAACGCTGAAATCCAATTCCTACAATGAAGAAGGTAAGTTCCTGCCATGGGTAATGCGCATTTCGCACAACCTTATTGTAGATCATTTCCGCAGGAACAAGAAAATGCCGATGCACCGTGACACTGAGGAATTCTCTATTTTCTCAATAATGACGGATAACAGTCCGAACATTGAGAACAGGATTATTACCGAACAGGTGGAGAGCGACCTGCAAAGGCTTATTGAAGAACTTCCTGACGACCAGAAAGAAGTGCTCCAGATGCGCATCTACCAGGACCTGTCTTTCAAGGAAATAGCCGACCTTACAGGCGTTAGCATCAATACTGCCCTGGGCAGGATGAGGTATGCGCTGATGAACCTTAGGAAGGTTATAGAAAAAAATAAAATTATTTTGACCAATTAG
- a CDS encoding endonuclease III domain-containing protein, producing MTKAQKAQFVIDTLREIYPTIPVPLDHKDPYTLLIAVLMSAQSTDVRVNQVTPLLFAKADNPYDMVKLSVDEIREIIKPVGLSPAKAKGIHGLSQILIDKHDGKVPQSFEALEELPAVGHKTASVVMSQAFGVPAFPVDTHIHRLMYRWGLSDGKNVVQTEKDAKKLFPEALWNDLHLQIIWYGRQYSPARGWDIKKDIITATIGRKEVLEEYFKKH from the coding sequence ATGACTAAGGCACAAAAGGCACAATTCGTTATTGATACACTAAGGGAAATTTACCCTACGATACCAGTGCCACTCGACCATAAAGACCCTTATACATTGCTGATTGCCGTTCTGATGAGTGCCCAGAGCACCGATGTACGTGTTAACCAGGTCACCCCCTTGCTGTTCGCCAAAGCCGATAATCCGTACGATATGGTAAAGCTGTCTGTAGACGAGATAAGGGAGATCATTAAACCCGTGGGCCTGTCGCCGGCTAAGGCAAAAGGGATACACGGCCTGTCGCAAATCCTGATTGACAAGCATGACGGCAAGGTGCCGCAAAGTTTTGAAGCGCTCGAAGAACTTCCTGCTGTAGGCCACAAAACGGCCAGTGTGGTAATGAGCCAGGCATTTGGTGTTCCTGCCTTTCCGGTAGATACCCATATCCACCGGCTGATGTACCGCTGGGGACTAAGCGATGGCAAAAACGTGGTACAGACCGAAAAAGATGCCAAAAAACTATTTCCTGAAGCATTATGGAACGACCTGCACCTCCAGATCATCTGGTACGGAAGACAGTACTCCCCTGCCCGTGGCTGGGATATTAAGAAGGATATTATTACCGCGACTATTGGACGAAAGGAAGTGCTGGAAGAGTATTTTAAGAAGCATTAA
- a CDS encoding DUF6438 domain-containing protein, translated as MSSKFYLLIFSVLLLSGCKDTARHNAITKIVLARGGCYGTCPVEVITIDSSLTCYYEGVHNTGYEGLYTAKISRGLWDSINIKFEKIRFRELDSSYIGSVDDEATALKIFHDNKMKYIRSQSSMLPEGLEAVVSFIGKTPEKVKLEPTTSMNGFDFNILSSLYGPVEIPGRLQEQNGLK; from the coding sequence ATGAGTTCTAAATTTTACCTGCTTATATTTTCAGTGTTACTGCTATCGGGTTGCAAAGACACTGCCAGGCATAATGCTATAACCAAAATTGTATTGGCAAGAGGTGGCTGTTACGGAACATGCCCAGTAGAAGTGATCACGATAGACAGCTCTCTTACCTGCTATTATGAAGGTGTCCACAATACAGGCTACGAAGGATTATATACTGCTAAAATAAGTCGCGGACTCTGGGATTCCATCAATATTAAATTTGAAAAAATACGCTTCAGGGAACTCGACAGTTCTTATATTGGCTCTGTCGATGACGAAGCAACAGCATTGAAGATATTCCATGACAACAAGATGAAATATATCAGGTCGCAATCGTCCATGCTGCCGGAAGGCCTTGAGGCAGTAGTTTCATTTATAGGTAAAACCCCTGAAAAAGTCAAACTGGAACCCACAACTTCAATGAATGGTTTTGATTTTAATATCCTTAGTTCGCTCTATGGGCCGGTTGAAATCCCTGGCAGACTTCAAGAACAAAATGGCTTAAAATAA
- a CDS encoding S66 peptidase family protein, with protein MITPPYLTSGDKVGIISTAKRTEPHEIEQGIATLKSWGLEPVIGENAFNEYGFLAGTDAERLSDLQQMLDDESIRAIFFTKGGYGTLRIIDGIDWTKFREKPKWLVGYSDITLLHCHVHNFGVETLHAVMLQGYPKASFDSVETIRKALFGESLSYEIPVHPKSRWNGEAVGGKLIGGNLSMLYAIVGSVSDIDMQNKILFIEDIDEYLYHYDRMLVSLKRAGKLKGLKAVIVGQMVDIKESTLPWGKNDREITLEHFDCPVIFDFPAGHVADNRALVMGREIRMSGSATIKIDFL; from the coding sequence ATGATCACACCACCATACTTAACATCTGGCGACAAAGTCGGTATAATAAGCACTGCCAAGCGCACCGAACCCCACGAAATAGAACAGGGGATAGCCACGCTCAAAAGCTGGGGACTGGAGCCGGTAATTGGTGAAAATGCGTTTAATGAATATGGCTTCCTGGCCGGTACCGATGCTGAGCGGCTTTCCGACCTGCAGCAAATGCTTGATGATGAAAGCATAAGGGCGATTTTCTTTACGAAAGGCGGCTACGGTACGCTGCGTATCATTGACGGTATTGACTGGACAAAATTCAGGGAAAAACCAAAATGGCTGGTAGGATACAGCGACATAACGCTGTTGCATTGCCATGTACATAATTTTGGTGTCGAAACACTGCATGCCGTGATGCTTCAGGGCTATCCGAAGGCTTCATTTGATTCCGTAGAAACGATACGTAAAGCATTATTCGGCGAAAGCCTGAGCTATGAGATCCCTGTCCATCCGAAAAGCCGCTGGAATGGAGAAGCGGTAGGAGGCAAGCTTATCGGCGGCAACCTCTCGATGCTATATGCTATTGTTGGGTCAGTATCCGATATCGATATGCAGAACAAGATACTTTTTATTGAGGATATTGATGAATACCTGTACCATTACGACCGTATGCTGGTGTCGCTCAAGCGTGCAGGCAAGCTCAAAGGGCTGAAGGCAGTTATCGTCGGCCAGATGGTAGATATCAAGGAGTCTACGTTGCCGTGGGGTAAAAATGATCGCGAAATTACGCTTGAGCATTTCGACTGCCCTGTTATATTCGACTTCCCAGCGGGCCATGTAGCAGACAACAGGGCATTGGTCATGGGCAGGGAGATAAGGATGTCAGGAAGTGCAACCATTAAAATAGATTTCCTTTGA
- a CDS encoding DinB family protein yields the protein MPLNRLQHLITTLPEKLLAIPEVEFSHKPTSDKWSKKEIIGHLIDSATNNQHRFVRAQFEDAPKITYQQDNWVASSRYNEMEGKHVIAFWQMYNRHLIEVVKRIPEADMQRECNNGGENNVTLAWLIEDYIKHMEHHLKQMGIEIKI from the coding sequence ATGCCGTTAAACCGCCTCCAACATCTCATAACTACCCTCCCCGAAAAGCTCCTTGCTATCCCGGAAGTGGAATTCAGCCATAAGCCAACTTCTGATAAATGGAGCAAAAAAGAGATCATCGGCCACCTTATAGACAGTGCAACCAATAATCAACACAGATTTGTCAGGGCGCAATTTGAGGACGCACCTAAAATCACTTACCAACAGGACAACTGGGTAGCATCCAGCCGTTATAACGAAATGGAAGGCAAACATGTTATAGCTTTCTGGCAGATGTACAACCGGCACCTTATTGAGGTAGTTAAACGTATCCCGGAAGCCGATATGCAACGGGAATGCAATAACGGTGGCGAAAACAATGTAACGTTGGCCTGGCTTATTGAAGATTATATAAAGCATATGGAGCATCATTTGAAACAGATGGGAATTGAGATTAAAATATAA
- the bcp gene encoding thioredoxin-dependent thiol peroxidase yields the protein MTTLTKGDKAPDFSGVDQDGNKHSLSDYKGKKLVVFFYPGASTPTCTVEACNLRDNFERFKALNYELLGVSADTPKKQGSFRNKYSLPFPLIADEDKSVINAFGVWGPKKFMGRLFDGIHRTTFVIDENGIIEDVITDVKSKMHTEQILK from the coding sequence ATGACGACACTTACAAAAGGAGATAAAGCGCCTGATTTTTCAGGAGTTGACCAGGACGGAAACAAACATTCGCTTTCAGATTATAAAGGCAAAAAGCTGGTAGTTTTCTTTTATCCGGGTGCAAGCACGCCAACCTGTACTGTGGAAGCCTGCAACCTGCGCGACAATTTTGAGCGATTTAAAGCTTTAAATTATGAGCTTCTTGGTGTTAGCGCCGATACCCCGAAAAAACAGGGCAGCTTCCGCAACAAGTACAGCCTTCCATTCCCTCTTATTGCCGATGAGGATAAATCGGTCATTAATGCCTTTGGTGTATGGGGTCCGAAAAAGTTTATGGGAAGGTTATTTGACGGCATCCACAGGACAACGTTTGTTATTGATGAAAATGGGATAATTGAAGACGTAATTACCGATGTAAAGAGCAAGATGCATACAGAGCAGATATTGAAATAG
- a CDS encoding DUF1905 domain-containing protein, with protein MKDKPLTDKEYLLERFPGKGGWTFIELPDIPKDKDIPFGVVKVKGTIDDYKIKDYTLMPRGNGSLLMAVKAEIRKKIGKQEGDYVHVVLYRDDSVFEIPEAFRSRLMEYPGALESFKRYKKWEQRMCVNWIYSAKRPETVNERIIKTIGRVQRREKIV; from the coding sequence TTGAAAGATAAGCCGCTAACCGATAAAGAATACCTGCTCGAACGCTTTCCCGGAAAGGGCGGCTGGACTTTTATAGAGCTGCCTGATATCCCAAAAGATAAGGATATCCCATTTGGCGTAGTAAAAGTCAAGGGCACCATTGATGATTATAAGATAAAAGATTACACATTGATGCCACGTGGCAACGGCAGCCTCCTGATGGCGGTAAAGGCCGAGATCCGCAAGAAGATTGGAAAGCAAGAAGGTGACTACGTACATGTGGTACTCTACCGCGATGACTCTGTTTTTGAAATTCCTGAAGCATTTAGATCACGTTTAATGGAGTATCCGGGCGCGCTTGAATCTTTTAAGCGGTATAAAAAATGGGAGCAGCGTATGTGCGTCAACTGGATATATTCTGCCAAAAGGCCTGAAACAGTGAACGAACGTATTATTAAAACTATAGGCAGGGTACAGAGGCGCGAAAAGATTGTCTGA
- the uvrA gene encoding excinuclease ABC subunit UvrA, with protein MIKTDLSTLEPKKNILIKGAQLHNLKNLDVAIPRNKLVVVTGLSGSGKSSLAFDTLYAEGQRRYVESLSSYARQFLGRLDKPKVEYIKGIAPAIAIEQKVNTTNARSTVGTSTEIYDYLKLLFARVGRTYSPVSGREVKKHTVTDIINEVKTFEADSRWLLLAPVHTEKGRTIEEKLGVLLQQGFARILVDNETLRLDELEGVDFSNKEVLLVVDRIVVKDEEEFYNRLADAVQTAFYEGKGEAYLQQVSTGNRLVYSNNFELDGISFPEPNVHLFSFNNPYGACPSCEGYGSIIGIDEELVVPNTALSIYENAIFPWRGESMGWYRDQLVNNSHKFDFPVHKPYFQLSESDRQLVWTGNKYFTGLNDFFAELEEKNYKIQNRVMLSRYRGKTKCPDCKGKRLRPEANYIKIGGRTISDLVDLPIKNLAEFFDNLQLNEYDTTVAKRLLVEINSRIRFLQEVGLSYLTLNRRSNTLSGGESQRINLATSLGSSLVGSMYILDEPSIGLHPKDTERLIAVLEGLRNLGNTVIVVEHDEDIMKAADMIIDIGPEAGSFGGELVAQGTYDEILKSDSLTAKYLNGDLEISVPKKRRKFKNHIDVIGARENNLQNIDVTFPLDCLTVITGVSGSGKSTLVKKILFPALQKKLEGVGEKAGQFTELQGSYSHIKHIEYVDQNPIGRSSRSNPVTYIKAYDDIRDLFAKQKLSQHRGYQSKHFSFNVDGGRCDTCKGEGEVTIEMQFMADVHLECETCNGKRFKKEILEITFEGKNIDDVLTMTVDDAVAFFSEHKQAKIMTKLQPLQDVGLGYVQLGQSSSTLSGGEAQRIKLASFLVKGATKDKVLFVFDEPTTGLHFHDIRKLLASFEALLDKGHSIIVIEHNLDLIKCADYIIDIGPEGGENGGHLVAFGTPEEVAKNSKSVTGEYLLSKL; from the coding sequence ATGATAAAGACTGATCTTTCGACATTAGAACCGAAAAAGAATATACTCATAAAAGGCGCACAGCTGCACAACCTCAAGAACCTGGATGTGGCTATCCCGCGCAACAAGCTGGTGGTGGTTACCGGGCTTTCGGGCTCCGGGAAGTCGAGCCTTGCTTTTGATACCCTTTACGCCGAAGGCCAGCGCCGCTACGTGGAGAGCCTTTCGTCCTATGCACGCCAGTTCCTTGGCCGCCTCGACAAGCCAAAGGTGGAATACATCAAGGGTATTGCCCCTGCTATCGCCATCGAGCAGAAGGTGAACACCACCAACGCCCGCTCGACCGTGGGCACCAGCACTGAGATTTACGATTATCTCAAACTTCTTTTTGCCCGTGTGGGGCGAACTTACTCCCCTGTTTCAGGGCGCGAGGTGAAGAAGCACACCGTGACGGACATAATCAACGAGGTGAAGACTTTTGAGGCGGACAGCCGATGGCTGCTCCTTGCGCCCGTGCATACCGAAAAAGGCCGCACCATCGAAGAAAAGCTGGGCGTACTGCTGCAACAGGGCTTTGCACGTATTCTGGTCGATAACGAGACATTGCGCCTGGACGAACTGGAGGGCGTTGACTTTTCAAACAAAGAAGTGCTTTTGGTTGTCGACCGTATCGTGGTGAAGGACGAGGAGGAATTTTACAACCGCCTTGCCGATGCTGTGCAGACGGCCTTTTACGAAGGCAAGGGAGAAGCCTACCTGCAGCAGGTGTCAACCGGCAACCGCCTTGTTTACAGCAATAATTTTGAGTTAGATGGTATAAGCTTTCCGGAGCCGAACGTGCACCTTTTCAGCTTTAATAACCCGTATGGTGCGTGTCCGAGCTGCGAAGGCTACGGCAGCATTATCGGTATTGATGAAGAATTGGTGGTTCCAAACACTGCGTTGTCCATCTATGAAAATGCAATTTTCCCGTGGCGCGGCGAAAGTATGGGCTGGTACCGCGACCAATTGGTGAACAACAGCCACAAGTTTGATTTTCCGGTGCACAAGCCCTATTTCCAGCTATCGGAAAGCGACAGGCAGCTGGTATGGACAGGCAACAAATACTTTACCGGGCTCAACGATTTCTTTGCTGAGCTTGAAGAAAAAAACTATAAAATACAAAACCGCGTGATGCTTTCGCGCTACCGGGGCAAGACCAAATGCCCTGATTGCAAAGGCAAGCGCCTGAGGCCGGAAGCCAATTATATTAAGATCGGCGGACGCACCATAAGTGATCTGGTAGACCTTCCAATAAAGAATCTTGCCGAGTTTTTTGATAACCTCCAACTTAATGAATATGATACTACGGTGGCCAAGCGCCTTTTGGTGGAGATCAACAGCCGCATACGCTTTTTACAGGAGGTTGGGCTTAGCTACCTAACGCTAAACCGCCGTTCCAATACGCTTTCGGGCGGGGAGTCGCAGCGCATCAACCTGGCGACATCGCTGGGCAGCAGTCTTGTAGGCTCGATGTATATCCTCGACGAACCGAGCATCGGCCTGCATCCTAAAGACACCGAAAGGCTCATTGCGGTGCTCGAAGGCCTGCGCAACCTGGGCAACACCGTTATTGTGGTGGAGCACGACGAGGACATCATGAAGGCCGCCGACATGATCATCGACATCGGGCCTGAAGCGGGTTCGTTTGGTGGGGAGCTTGTGGCGCAGGGCACGTATGATGAGATACTGAAATCTGATTCGCTTACCGCGAAATACCTCAACGGCGACCTTGAGATTTCCGTACCGAAAAAACGCCGCAAGTTCAAGAACCATATCGACGTGATCGGCGCGCGGGAGAACAATCTGCAAAATATCGACGTAACGTTCCCGTTGGACTGCCTTACCGTGATCACGGGTGTTTCGGGCAGTGGCAAGAGTACGCTCGTTAAGAAAATATTGTTTCCTGCATTGCAAAAGAAACTGGAAGGTGTAGGCGAAAAGGCAGGGCAGTTCACCGAATTGCAGGGCAGCTACAGCCACATAAAGCATATTGAGTACGTAGACCAGAACCCGATAGGACGCAGCTCGCGTTCCAATCCGGTGACGTACATTAAGGCGTATGACGATATCCGCGACCTGTTCGCAAAGCAGAAATTATCCCAGCACAGGGGCTACCAAAGCAAGCATTTCTCCTTTAACGTAGATGGCGGGCGTTGCGATACCTGTAAAGGCGAAGGCGAAGTGACCATCGAGATGCAGTTCATGGCCGACGTGCACCTCGAGTGCGAGACCTGCAATGGCAAGCGTTTTAAGAAAGAAATACTCGAAATAACGTTTGAAGGCAAGAATATCGACGACGTGCTGACCATGACGGTAGACGATGCCGTAGCATTCTTCAGCGAGCACAAGCAGGCCAAGATCATGACCAAGTTGCAGCCATTGCAGGATGTCGGCCTTGGATATGTGCAGTTGGGGCAGTCCTCCTCTACCCTTTCGGGCGGTGAGGCGCAGCGTATCAAGCTGGCATCATTTCTTGTAAAAGGTGCGACCAAAGACAAAGTGCTTTTTGTTTTCGATGAGCCTACAACCGGCCTTCACTTTCATGATATCAGGAAGTTATTGGCCTCATTTGAAGCACTGCTTGACAAAGGGCATTCCATCATCGTGATCGAGCACAACCTTGACCTCATCAAGTGTGCCGACTACATCATCGACATCGGCCCTGAAGGCGGTGAGAACGGCGGGCACTTAGTGGCATTCGGGACACCGGAGGAAGTGGCGAAGAATAGTAAGAGTGTTACGGGGGAGTATTTACTCTCTAAGCTCTAA
- a CDS encoding transglutaminase domain-containing protein, translating into MIKSGPFVWIADNVAYDYKFVNRNKKTEFPKCKNGKDCGTIYKKWEDNFLHKVIKDKKAVCEGYARLFKRLCNNAGIQSSVVSGYTKQEPGQVGKMGKHDHAWNAILVDGHFYYFDVTWGSGYCTHDEKGKLENFHKRFNDYYWLIPADKLYRNHFPSEEIYLNDSDYTKERYRDNAYIKGDQLPYLEIIEPKSGVLHAKPGDTIHFKINYKADPEILQINTNIKDKSGYRKIVDEDSGETEMEEIEHHIPFKRDGDTIEFEYVIDSKNIRYIDVLFDYNRVMRFNVKF; encoded by the coding sequence TTGATAAAGTCAGGGCCATTTGTATGGATAGCTGATAATGTTGCGTATGATTATAAATTTGTCAACCGTAATAAAAAAACAGAATTCCCAAAATGTAAAAATGGCAAAGATTGTGGCACCATATATAAAAAATGGGAAGACAATTTTTTACATAAAGTAATTAAAGACAAAAAGGCTGTTTGTGAAGGGTATGCCCGTTTATTCAAACGTTTATGCAACAATGCGGGAATACAAAGTTCGGTAGTTTCGGGGTACACAAAGCAGGAACCCGGGCAGGTAGGAAAAATGGGGAAACATGATCATGCCTGGAATGCCATACTTGTTGATGGGCATTTTTACTATTTTGATGTTACGTGGGGATCGGGATACTGCACACACGATGAAAAAGGAAAGCTTGAAAATTTCCACAAAAGGTTTAATGATTATTATTGGCTGATTCCTGCGGATAAGTTATACCGTAACCATTTCCCATCAGAGGAAATATACCTCAATGATTCGGACTACACAAAGGAACGTTATAGGGATAATGCGTATATAAAGGGCGATCAATTACCGTACCTGGAAATTATTGAACCAAAATCGGGAGTATTACATGCGAAGCCTGGCGATACCATACACTTCAAGATAAACTATAAAGCAGACCCGGAGATCTTGCAGATAAATACCAACATAAAAGACAAATCCGGTTACCGCAAAATAGTCGATGAGGATTCAGGAGAAACAGAAATGGAAGAAATAGAGCATCACATCCCTTTCAAAAGGGATGGTGACACTATTGAATTTGAATATGTAATAGACAGCAAGAACATCCGTTACATTGATGTGCTGTTCGATTATAATCGTGTTATGCGGTTCAACGTGAAATTCTAA
- a CDS encoding CPBP family intramembrane glutamic endopeptidase has protein sequence MELLKQFKQTNWLKILAFYGIILTGTYFARKLPNVFSLVMSEITDVSFPFNYNHGLVTLAVALLFYAFDRQKQEITLLGDNKVKSLLFPAVLFICYSVYGINNSQGIDNHLWAAMFCGFALVYNIMEEYAWRGYLIESQSKMNYVFKSLLSGVLWAIWHLLIFENFNQYGGFWIFLVFCIIFSFLLTFAVIRTNSILAAAAIHAFIIQTNIVALICFVIFILLLVTWNKKIPKERKSDF, from the coding sequence ATGGAACTACTGAAACAGTTTAAGCAAACGAATTGGCTTAAGATATTAGCTTTTTACGGAATTATCCTGACCGGGACCTACTTCGCACGCAAGCTGCCAAACGTATTCAGCCTGGTTATGTCCGAAATTACAGATGTATCTTTCCCGTTTAACTATAATCATGGTTTGGTAACCCTGGCCGTTGCCCTTTTATTCTATGCATTTGACAGGCAGAAACAGGAGATTACGTTATTGGGAGATAATAAAGTGAAAAGCCTGTTGTTCCCGGCGGTGTTGTTTATTTGTTATTCGGTGTACGGTATAAACAATAGCCAGGGAATTGACAACCATTTGTGGGCCGCTATGTTTTGTGGGTTTGCGCTGGTTTACAATATCATGGAAGAGTATGCCTGGAGAGGTTACCTTATCGAAAGCCAAAGCAAAATGAACTACGTGTTTAAGAGCCTCCTCTCAGGAGTTTTATGGGCGATCTGGCACTTATTGATCTTTGAAAACTTTAACCAGTACGGTGGCTTTTGGATCTTCCTGGTTTTTTGCATCATCTTTTCTTTCCTGCTTACATTCGCAGTTATACGAACCAACTCGATACTTGCTGCTGCCGCCATACACGCGTTTATTATACAAACCAATATAGTGGCGTTAATCTGCTTTGTGATCTTTATCCTGCTGCTTGTCACCTGGAATAAAAAGATACCGAAAGAAAGGAAAAGTGATTTCTGA
- a CDS encoding 5'-methylthioadenosine/adenosylhomocysteine nucleosidase — protein MSERIIGIMGAMPEEIDGVISLLENPQRAIIGMRSYTSGTINGIRTVVVFSRWGKVAASATAATLIHIYKITELIFTGVAGAIDPTLKIGDIIIAKKLIQHDLDARPLMSRFEIPLLGLTHLECGEGQLDRARHAVTPLITNGILHDTIGKNVLDEFGINTPNLHIGDIASGDQFFSSDLQKQELNEALPTVLCVEMEGAAVAQVCYEHKIPFTVIRTISDTADEKSHVDFPKFIQKVSSQYSVLVIEHLLANHSGIC, from the coding sequence ATGAGCGAACGTATAATAGGCATTATGGGTGCCATGCCCGAAGAGATAGATGGTGTGATTTCCCTATTGGAAAATCCGCAACGTGCCATTATCGGGATGCGCAGCTATACTTCAGGAACCATTAACGGCATCAGGACAGTCGTGGTTTTTTCACGCTGGGGCAAAGTAGCAGCATCGGCTACTGCTGCGACGCTCATCCACATCTATAAAATTACCGAACTTATTTTTACCGGGGTTGCCGGAGCCATAGACCCTACCCTGAAAATTGGCGATATCATCATTGCAAAAAAGCTCATACAGCATGACCTGGATGCACGCCCGCTGATGAGCCGGTTTGAGATCCCGCTGCTTGGCCTTACGCACCTGGAATGTGGCGAAGGACAACTCGATCGTGCCAGGCATGCGGTCACTCCGTTAATAACTAACGGTATCCTGCACGATACAATTGGCAAAAATGTTCTTGATGAATTCGGTATAAACACTCCTAACCTCCATATTGGCGATATTGCCAGCGGTGACCAGTTCTTTTCGTCGGATTTGCAAAAACAGGAGCTGAATGAAGCGTTGCCCACTGTGCTTTGTGTTGAAATGGAAGGCGCTGCTGTGGCACAGGTATGCTATGAGCATAAAATACCGTTTACCGTTATCAGGACGATATCCGATACTGCCGATGAAAAATCGCACGTTGATTTTCCGAAGTTCATTCAAAAAGTTTCGAGTCAGTATTCAGTGTTGGTCATAGAGCATTTGCTTGCAAATCATAGCGGTATATGCTAA